In Rana temporaria chromosome 3, aRanTem1.1, whole genome shotgun sequence, a single window of DNA contains:
- the LOC120930654 gene encoding olfactory receptor 11L1-like: protein MEEKNVSRITKIHLLGLQTPHSITFLIFFLFLLIYFVTICGNLLIIRLVSYSKSLHSPMYFFLFQLSLSDILLVTDILPNILHTVLMKGIIISFSDCITQFSFFSASEGLECLLLTVMCYDRYVAICKPLHYTLLMNFQLCWVMIITCWVLSLLVGLITTLPISQLDFCGPDIINHFFFDLDPILHLSCSDAANVLLEVAILNVIVVVIPFFIIIISYVYIIITIFNIPSITGRQKVFSTCSSHLTVVCIYYGSIVCVYLVPHRGQSGNITKFLSLLYTVVTPLMNPIIYSLRNKDLKDAAAKIVNHCLHSHISKFT from the coding sequence ATGGAGGAGAAAAATGTGTCCCGTATTACCAAGATCCACCTATTAGGACTTCAGACTCCACACAGTATAACATTTCtgatattttttcttttccttttgatATATTTTGTGACAATATGTGGAAACCTCCTAATCATCAGACTGGTGTCCTACAGCAAATCCCTCCATTCTCCCATGTACTTCTTCCTCTTCCAACTGTCTCTATCAGATATCTTACTGGTAACTGACATTCTTCCTAACATACTCCATACTGTTTTGATGAAAGGGATCATAATATCTTTTTCTGATTGCATCacccagttttcttttttttctgcttctgaAGGACTTGAGTGTCTTCTTCTGACAGTGATGTGTTATGACCGATATGTGGCCATCTGTAAACCATTACATTATACTTTATTAATGAACTTCCAGCTCTGCTGGGTGATGATTATCACATGTTGGGTGTTAAGTCTTTTAGTAGGATTGATTACCACTTTACCAATATCACAATTGGATTTCTGTGGTCCCGATATTATCAATCACTTTTTCTTTGATCTTGATCCAATCCTacatctctcctgctctgatgCTGCTAATGTTCTACTTGAAGTGGCAATACTGAATGTTATTGTTGTTGTCATCCCATTCTTTATAATTATTATATCATATGTTTATATTATAATCACCATTTTTAATATCCCATCTATTACCGGTAGACAGAAAGTTTTTTCAACATGCAGCTCCCACCTGACTGTTGTTTGCATTTATTATGGTTCCATAGTTTGCGTTTATTTGGTACCCCATAGAGGACAGTCAGGGAATATTACTAAATTCTTGTCCTTGCTGTACACTGTGGTCACCCCACTGATGAATCCAATTATATACAGCCTGAGGAATAAAGACTTAAAAGATGCTGCAGCTAAAATCGTCAACCACTGTCTGCACTCGCATATcagtaaatttacataa